A stretch of Deinococcus seoulensis DNA encodes these proteins:
- a CDS encoding ABC transporter ATP-binding protein, giving the protein MSAQATHAAGQRVPAVHATGAAQPLRTVDLRAQHGPDVTLTYPDLHLPPGSAVAITGPSGTGKTTLLHLLAGLLRPSAGQVWYGDLNLAGAGESRRDAFRRRQVGYVFQDFHLMPGLSALENVELGLRVAGAAHPRETARAALDAVDLGHRLRHTPAQLSTGERQRVALARAAAHRPALLLVDEPTAHLDPDRAGSAVELLLNLRAALNATLVVVTHDPDVAARLPQGVHLGRTPRAAPESM; this is encoded by the coding sequence GTGAGCGCCCAGGCGACCCACGCGGCCGGGCAACGGGTTCCCGCCGTCCACGCCACCGGCGCGGCCCAGCCGCTGCGCACGGTTGACCTGCGCGCCCAGCACGGCCCGGACGTCACACTGACCTACCCGGACCTGCACCTGCCGCCGGGGTCGGCGGTCGCGATCACCGGACCCAGCGGCACCGGGAAGACCACGCTGCTGCACCTGCTCGCGGGCCTGCTGCGGCCCTCGGCGGGGCAGGTGTGGTACGGGGACCTGAACCTGGCCGGGGCGGGCGAGTCCCGCCGGGACGCCTTCCGCCGCCGTCAGGTGGGGTACGTGTTCCAGGATTTTCACCTGATGCCGGGCCTGAGCGCCCTGGAGAACGTGGAACTGGGCCTGCGCGTGGCCGGGGCCGCCCACCCGCGCGAGACGGCCCGCGCCGCGCTGGACGCCGTGGACCTGGGTCACCGCCTGCGGCACACCCCGGCGCAACTCTCGACCGGTGAGCGGCAGCGCGTGGCGCTGGCCCGCGCGGCCGCGCACCGCCCGGCGCTGCTGCTGGTGGACGAACCGACAGCTCACCTGGACCCGGACCGCGCCGGGAGCGCCGTGGAGCTGCTGCTGAACCTGCGCGCTGCGCTGAACGCCACGCTGGTCGTCGTGACGCACGACCCGGACGTGGCCGCGCGCCTGCCGCAGGGCGTGCACCTGGGCCGCACGCCGCGCGCGGCCCCGGAGTCCATGTGA
- a CDS encoding alkaline phosphatase, with amino-acid sequence MRKTLLTAALLLSGVAAAADLKVYPYDGAKFLAGQQFDLRVEAENVTDFKDATVTLDGRAVDGLTRTTTKPTSVEWTLRGLSVPAGTHELKVNFTDASGPKTAVARWYAVPATAGKAKKVILFIGDGLGWNTVNAAQMVAHPFNPANGNPTGKLAMMSDLSSMASVTTSSFDSALADSANTASSIATGQKIMVNALNVYPDNTADTLDNPRVETITEVLRRTTRAGVGIVSSAFGVDATPAAFAAHTRRRGDYQAIADQFFQGSVKPDVLLVGGSRDFIPSTAPGSRRKDSTDWIADSQKLGYTFVSSATELNAANTGKLFGLFNIDNIPSYLDRAQYKGAETLKDFTDMPYLWDQTRKAVETLDKNPDGFFLMVEAGMIDKYEHPLDWQRAVWDVLELDRAVEWAKDYAKKNPDTLVLVTADHAHSLSVYGGYDAAQGPGKREAVGVYEAAGFPTYGDKRDANGLPLPETARTYAVGFAAVPDYCETYLGRRVFLDPTVSNGKTGAEAGYVPNPKICEEGSVQRTGNLPPSSNQGVHTADPLPLFAFGAGAENFFGMMDQTDIFFSIARAMGVDASKK; translated from the coding sequence ATGAGAAAAACCCTGCTGACCGCCGCCCTGCTGCTCTCCGGCGTTGCCGCCGCCGCCGACCTGAAGGTCTACCCCTACGACGGAGCCAAGTTCCTGGCCGGTCAGCAGTTCGACCTGCGCGTGGAAGCCGAGAACGTCACGGACTTCAAGGACGCCACCGTCACCCTCGACGGTCGCGCCGTGGACGGCCTGACCCGCACCACCACCAAACCCACCAGCGTCGAATGGACCCTGCGCGGCCTGAGCGTCCCCGCCGGCACCCACGAACTGAAAGTCAACTTCACGGACGCCAGCGGCCCCAAAACCGCCGTGGCCCGCTGGTACGCCGTGCCCGCCACGGCCGGCAAGGCCAAGAAAGTCATCCTGTTCATCGGTGACGGCCTCGGCTGGAACACCGTGAACGCCGCGCAGATGGTCGCGCACCCCTTCAACCCCGCCAACGGCAACCCCACCGGGAAACTCGCCATGATGAGCGACCTCAGCTCCATGGCGAGCGTCACCACCTCCTCGTTCGACTCGGCCCTGGCCGACAGCGCCAACACCGCCAGCTCCATCGCCACCGGGCAGAAGATCATGGTCAACGCCCTGAACGTCTACCCCGACAACACCGCCGACACCCTGGACAACCCACGCGTGGAAACCATCACCGAGGTGCTGCGCCGCACCACCCGCGCCGGAGTGGGCATCGTGTCCAGCGCCTTCGGAGTGGACGCCACGCCCGCCGCGTTCGCCGCGCACACCCGCCGCCGCGGCGACTACCAGGCGATCGCCGACCAGTTCTTCCAGGGCAGCGTGAAACCCGACGTGCTGCTCGTCGGCGGCAGCCGCGACTTCATTCCCTCCACCGCGCCCGGCAGCCGCCGCAAGGACAGCACCGACTGGATCGCCGACAGCCAGAAACTCGGGTACACCTTCGTCAGCAGCGCCACCGAACTGAACGCCGCGAACACCGGCAAACTGTTCGGCCTGTTCAACATCGACAATATCCCCAGTTACCTCGACCGCGCGCAGTACAAGGGCGCCGAGACCCTCAAGGACTTCACGGACATGCCGTACCTGTGGGACCAGACCCGCAAGGCCGTCGAGACGCTCGACAAGAACCCGGACGGCTTCTTCCTGATGGTCGAGGCCGGCATGATTGACAAGTACGAGCACCCCCTGGACTGGCAGCGCGCCGTGTGGGACGTACTGGAACTCGACAGGGCCGTCGAGTGGGCCAAGGACTACGCCAAGAAGAACCCCGACACGCTGGTGCTCGTCACCGCCGACCACGCGCACTCCCTGAGCGTGTACGGCGGGTACGACGCCGCGCAGGGCCCCGGCAAACGCGAGGCGGTCGGCGTGTACGAGGCCGCCGGGTTCCCCACCTACGGCGACAAACGCGACGCGAACGGCCTGCCGCTGCCCGAAACGGCCCGCACGTACGCCGTGGGCTTCGCCGCCGTGCCCGACTACTGCGAGACCTACCTGGGCCGCCGGGTGTTCCTGGACCCCACCGTCAGCAACGGCAAGACCGGCGCTGAGGCCGGGTACGTCCCCAACCCCAAGATCTGTGAGGAAGGCAGCGTCCAGCGCACCGGGAACCTGCCCCCCAGCAGCAACCAGGGCGTGCACACCGCCGACCCCCTGCCGCTGTTCGCGTTCGGGGCGGGCGCCGAGAACTTCTTCGGCATGATGGACCAGACCGACATCTTCTTCAGCATCGCCCGCGCCATGGGCGTGGACGCCAGCAAGAAGTAA
- a CDS encoding DUF808 domain-containing protein produces the protein MSGGLVALLDDVAAIAKLAAASIDDIGAAASRASVKAVGVVVDDTAVTPRYVTGFSPDRELPIIWRIARGSLRNKVVFILPAALLLSQFLPWSLTPLLMVGGAYLCFEGAEKVYEALSGKGHGADEAAVNVSSAEHEQKMVSGAIRTDFILSAEIMAISLAEVADEPLLMRAVILIVVALVITALVYGVVGIIVKMDDLGLRLARSGSGAARTLGRGLVRGMPVVMSVLATVGTAAMLWVGGHILIDGLDKLGVGGPAHLLHDWALAAGHALPAVEGLIEWLVETLGSAVVGLVAGGLIVLIMHLIPRRGGNAAH, from the coding sequence GTGAGTGGCGGCCTCGTGGCCCTGCTCGACGACGTGGCCGCCATCGCCAAACTCGCGGCGGCGTCCATCGACGACATCGGCGCGGCCGCCAGCCGGGCCAGCGTGAAGGCGGTGGGCGTGGTCGTGGACGACACGGCCGTCACGCCCCGTTACGTCACGGGCTTCAGCCCGGACCGGGAACTGCCGATCATCTGGCGCATCGCGCGCGGCTCGCTGCGGAACAAGGTGGTGTTCATCCTTCCGGCGGCGCTGCTGCTCAGTCAGTTCCTGCCGTGGTCCCTGACGCCGCTGCTGATGGTCGGCGGCGCGTACCTGTGCTTCGAGGGTGCCGAGAAGGTCTACGAGGCACTCAGCGGCAAGGGGCACGGCGCGGACGAGGCCGCCGTGAACGTCAGCAGCGCCGAGCACGAGCAGAAGATGGTCTCCGGCGCGATCCGCACGGACTTCATCCTGTCGGCCGAGATCATGGCCATCTCACTGGCCGAGGTGGCCGACGAGCCGCTGCTGATGCGCGCCGTGATCCTGATCGTGGTCGCGCTGGTCATCACGGCGCTGGTGTACGGCGTGGTGGGCATCATCGTGAAGATGGACGACCTGGGCCTGCGCCTCGCGCGCAGCGGGTCCGGCGCAGCCCGCACGCTCGGGCGCGGCCTGGTCAGGGGCATGCCGGTCGTCATGTCCGTCCTCGCCACGGTCGGCACCGCCGCGATGCTGTGGGTGGGCGGCCACATCCTGATCGACGGCCTGGACAAACTGGGCGTGGGCGGCCCCGCGCACCTGCTGCACGACTGGGCGCTCGCCGCCGGGCACGCCCTGCCCGCCGTGGAGGGCCTGATCGAGTGGCTGGTCGAGACGCTCGGCTCGGCCGTGGTCGGCCTGGTGGCCGGCGGACTGATCGTGCTGATCATGCACCTGATCCCGCGCCGCGGCGGGAACGCTGCCCACTGA
- a CDS encoding DUF1684 domain-containing protein, which yields MTDPTPPASWLDLLDWRRELNDLYAHLREECPRDPLAAHRHWQARRNALFRDHPQSPLPADERAAFAGLPVWAYDPALRFDAPVDTTLPPEQLTVASSTGQDMPLVRIGRVNLPLPGTTGSALDVYWIDVYGGGVFVPFRDATSGHETYGGGRYLLDTAKGADLGSVRAGHLTLDFNFAYHPSCHYDPRWSCPLAPPQNVLGAAVRAGERSR from the coding sequence ATGACCGACCCTACCCCACCGGCCTCCTGGCTGGACCTGCTCGACTGGCGGCGCGAACTGAACGACCTGTACGCCCACCTGCGCGAGGAATGCCCGCGCGACCCGCTGGCCGCGCACCGCCACTGGCAGGCGCGCCGGAACGCGCTGTTCCGCGACCACCCGCAGTCCCCGCTGCCCGCCGACGAGCGCGCGGCCTTCGCGGGGCTGCCCGTGTGGGCGTACGACCCGGCCCTGAGGTTCGACGCGCCGGTCGACACGACCCTGCCGCCCGAGCAGCTGACCGTGGCCTCCTCGACCGGGCAGGACATGCCGCTCGTGCGGATCGGGCGGGTCAACCTGCCGCTGCCCGGCACGACCGGCAGCGCGCTGGACGTGTACTGGATCGACGTGTACGGCGGCGGCGTGTTCGTGCCGTTCCGGGACGCCACCAGCGGCCACGAGACCTACGGCGGCGGCCGGTACCTGCTGGACACCGCCAAGGGCGCCGACCTGGGCTCGGTGCGGGCGGGGCACCTGACACTGGACTTCAATTTCGCGTACCATCCCAGCTGCCATTACGACCCGCGCTGGAGTTGCCCGCTCGCGCCGCCGCAGAACGTGCTGGGCGCCGCCGTCCGCGCCGGGGAACGCAGCCGCTGA
- a CDS encoding endo-1,4-beta-xylanase: protein MRSVHPALKTLSLLAPLTLGLTLGAARAGGGAAPPATPTPAAPTTNPAAAVQPARPAASNVSLRALADARGLLLGAAVNQTLFDPDEPEYARTLNRHFNAVVAENAMKWAGLHNNREAFAFGFADAIVNTAVKNGQTVRGHTLVWHDSLPPWVYTIQTREELLRAMQDHVTGVVTHFRDRVRIWDVVNEAVSDAPGHPLRPSPFLNLIGPDFIDEAFRAAHAADPGAKLYYNDYNTDGLNGKSDAVYELVRGMLARGVPIHGVGFQAHLNTDFDVKGAQVQANLQRFRDLGLDVQLTEVDVQLRPARPELGELARQAAVYRDLLRACLNVRCAGFVTWGVTDFNSWRAGGKPLIFDDVYDPKPAFAALAQELAR from the coding sequence ATGCGATCAGTCCACCCTGCCCTGAAGACCCTGTCGCTGCTGGCCCCGCTGACGCTCGGCCTGACCCTGGGCGCGGCCCGCGCGGGTGGCGGCGCGGCCCCGCCTGCCACGCCCACACCTGCCGCGCCCACCACCAACCCGGCGGCGGCGGTGCAACCGGCCCGGCCAGCCGCGAGCAACGTCAGCCTGCGCGCCCTGGCCGACGCGCGCGGCCTGCTGCTCGGCGCGGCCGTCAACCAGACGCTGTTCGACCCGGACGAGCCCGAGTACGCCCGCACCCTGAACCGGCACTTCAACGCGGTCGTCGCCGAGAACGCCATGAAATGGGCGGGCCTGCACAACAACCGGGAGGCCTTTGCATTCGGGTTCGCGGACGCCATCGTGAACACGGCCGTGAAGAACGGACAGACCGTGCGCGGCCACACCCTCGTCTGGCACGACAGCCTGCCCCCGTGGGTGTACACCATCCAGACCCGCGAGGAACTCCTGCGCGCCATGCAGGACCATGTCACGGGCGTCGTCACGCACTTCCGTGACCGCGTGCGCATCTGGGACGTGGTGAACGAGGCCGTCTCGGACGCGCCCGGCCACCCGCTGCGGCCCAGCCCGTTCCTGAACCTGATCGGCCCGGACTTCATCGACGAGGCGTTCCGCGCCGCGCACGCCGCCGACCCCGGCGCGAAACTGTACTACAACGATTACAACACCGACGGGCTGAACGGCAAGAGCGACGCCGTGTACGAACTCGTGCGCGGAATGCTCGCGCGCGGCGTGCCCATTCACGGCGTGGGATTCCAGGCGCACCTGAACACCGACTTCGACGTTAAGGGCGCGCAGGTGCAGGCCAACCTGCAACGCTTCCGCGACCTGGGCCTGGACGTGCAGCTGACCGAGGTGGACGTGCAGCTGCGCCCCGCCCGACCCGAACTTGGCGAACTGGCGCGGCAGGCGGCCGTGTACCGCGACCTGCTGCGCGCCTGCCTGAACGTGCGGTGTGCGGGTTTCGTGACCTGGGGCGTGACGGACTTCAACTCCTGGCGGGCCGGTGGGAAACCCCTGATCTTCGACGACGTGTACGACCCCAAACCCGCCTTCGCGGCGCTGGCACAGGAACTGGCCCGTTGA